One genomic window of Pagrus major chromosome 22, Pma_NU_1.0 includes the following:
- the LOC141018118 gene encoding interleukin-31 receptor subunit alpha-like, with protein MYPLLFLLVLGVTPSVCEAGRHENTCDVVPKDLYIEVGSSIEIVCQTSCVRGKIYWTLDNKSIDESLYNTTNSTHAVLSLRNFTLPRATLQCHSNETRHVLGGTTITTYLKPSNLSCFLHYENMIGSTPNWFTCSWDHQVDPSTINYTVLCTNSACSNQGEICSSQKKTCKIKYENIMSKIPLTGRHSVTVKAQSAAWEATSDPFEFTLLNITKLFHPELSNVTLSSDSLLVRWEIPGHPRSSLDKYKYRCQVHYSKVVNEGTPEWVLSDIETCNQKNASWNIAIEKLESCSNYTVAVRCRLNKGPWSDWSLEKTVLTKLKKSDYKPLLWRKVAEAEKNGVRKVQAMWTEIPSTCPDTFNYTIKQTPYKEHTTGVNYTSALCDNSICDVNQDAHTIALEVYHIDSLFAEDSVYVPAIGEKGLPEVTDIQTNSTSEGVILLRWKAPAQPVSGYMIDYTHNGNQNYWKETKDTFARLLDLLDKTQYNITVTPLFDDKTGRGTQVLQICSREGDPGKVEVNVSARHRSAEVSWSVEPQEACSGEVVSLIIFYGTRTETELNVTAYSKSHHTLQDLTPNTQYSVYVEAIARTGTTKSTPQSFKTTRFDMHFSKALILCGTLLIILVLSVGLCCAVQWKKFKEKLVPDPGRSSVVLLASQNMGTCSFEPSESTYDKIYIEEAQRASTSPLDTGCNENPASDQTKGYADPAIALATDIQTEDPVESVETQPLSSPGELTQLLSSESGPSSPYRSQSPQETPALKTSKQCKRVPVKQQEKVPPLSVYVSLDMFEQGQGR; from the exons ATGTATCCCCTTCTGTTCCTGTTAGTCCTGGGTGTAACACCCTCCGTCTGTGAAG CAGGCAGGCATGAGAACACCTGCGATGTTGTCCCTAAAGATCTGTACATTGAAGTGGGATCCAGTATCGAGATAGTGTGCCAGACTTCATGTGTCCGTGGCAAAATCTACTGGACGCTGGACAACAAATCCATAGATGAGAGCCTGTATAACACGACCAACTCGACACACGCAGTCCTGTCACTGAGGAACTTCACTCTCCCCAGGGCTACATTGCAATGCCACAGTAATGAAACCCGTCATGTCCTTGGAGGCACCACCATCACAACGTACT TAAAACCCAGCAACCTGTCATGCTTCCTCCATTATGAAAATATGATTGGAAGTACACCAAATTGGTTCACATGCAGCTGGGACCATCAGGTTGATCCTTCGACAATAAACTACACTGTACTGTG TACTAATTCGGCCTGCTCCAACCAGGGTGAAATCTGCAGCTCACAGAAAAAAACGTGCAAaatcaaatatgaaaatataatgtCCAAAATACCTTTAACAGGGCGTCATAGTGTTACTGTGAAAGCTCAATCTGCTGCTTGGGAAGCGACCTCCGACCCTTTTGAATTTACACTTTTAAATATTA CAAAACTCTTCCATCCAGAGTTGAGTAATGTGACTCTCAGCTCTGATAGTCTGCTGGTTAGGTGGGAAATCCCGGGACATCCCAGGAGCTCACTGGATAAGTATAAGTATCGCTGTCAGGTCCACTACAGCAAG GTGGTCAATGAAGGAACTCCAGAG TGGGTGCTCAGTGATATAGAAACATGCAATCAGAAAAATGCAAGCTGGAACATTGCCATTGAAAAATTGGAATCCTGCAGTAACTACACAGTTGCAGTCCGCTGTCGTTTGAACAAGGGCCCCTGGAGTGACTGGAGCCTGGAGAAGACGGTTCTGACCAAACTGAAAA AGAGCGATTACAAGCCGCTCCTGTGGAGAAAGGTAGCTGAAGCGGAGAAAAATGGAGTAAGAAAAGTTCAAGCCATGTGGACG GAGATTCCTTCAACATGCCCAGACACATTTAACTACACTATCAAACAAACTCCCTACAAAGAACACACGACTGGAGTAAATTATACGTCTGCTTTATGTGACAATTCAATTTGTGATGTGAACCAGGATGCACACACAATAGCTCTTGAAGTCTACCATATTGACTCCCTGTTTGCGGAGGACTCTGTTTATGTTCCAGCCATTGGAGAGA AAGGCCTCCCTGAAGTTACCGACATCCAGACGAACTCAACCTCTGAGGGTGTTATTCTGCTCAGGTGGAAGGCTCCtgctcagcctgtcagtggctaCATGATTGACTACACCCACAATGGAAATCAAAACTATTGGAAGGAGACCAAGGACACTTTCGCAAGGCTGCTTG ACCTCCTGGATAAGACGCAATACAATATCACAGTAACTCCCCTCTTTGATGACAAGACAGGTCGTGGCACACAGGTGCTTCAAATCTGCTCCAGAGAAGGAG ATCCAGGGAAAGTGGAAGTCAACGTTTCAGCTAGACACCGAAGCGCTGAGGTGAGCTGGAGTGTGGAGCCACAGGAGGCGTGCAGTGGTGAGGTTGTCAGCTTAATCATCTTCTACGGAACAAGGACAGAAACAGAGCTCA ATGTTACTGCCTATAGCAAAAGCCATCACACTTTGCAAGATCTGACACCAAACACTCAATACAGCGTCTATGTCGAGGCCATAGCTCGTACTGGAACTACCAAAAGCACACCACAAAGCTTTAAAACCACAAGATTTG ATATGCATTTCAGCAAAGCTCTCATCCTCTGCGGAACCCTCCTTATAATTCTCGTGTTATCTGTGGGATTATGCTGTGCTGTTCA GTGGAAGAAATTCAAGGAGAAGCTGGTGCCTGATCCTGGCCGCAGTTCTGTGGTGCTGTTGGCAAGTCAGAATATG GGAACGTGCTCCTTTGAGCCATCCGAAAGCACCTATGACAAGATTTACATTGAGGAAGCTCAGAGAGCGTCCACCTCTCCGCTTGACACAGGCTGTAATGAAAACCCAGCAAGCGACCAGACAAAGGGATACGCTGACCCTGCTATAGCCCTGGCAACAGACATACAAACTGAAGACCCAGTTGAATCTGTAGAGACACAGCCTCTATCTTCTCCTGGAGAATTAACACAACTGCTTTCTTCAGAGAGCGGCCCGTCCAGCCCATATCGAAGTCAGAGTCCCCAGGAAACTCCTGCTCTGAAGACTAGTAAGCAATGTAAGCGTGTTCCAGTGAAACAGCAGGAAAAGGTGCCACCACTGAGTGTTTACGTCAGTTTGGACATGTTTGAACAAGGTCAGGGCAGGTAA